The Coffea arabica cultivar ET-39 chromosome 6e, Coffea Arabica ET-39 HiFi, whole genome shotgun sequence genome contains the following window.
AATCCAAGACCTTGATTTGCTCAAAATCTTGCAATCTGAAATTAACCATGAACTCACTTCCAAACCCCCCGCCCAGGTACTCTTAAAATATCCCAACCTTTTTCCTAGTTTCTTGCCAACTTTTGAATTATGTTATTTTATTTGGGAATCTACAATCTTCTACTTTTGGTGGGGTGTGATTGAATATTGCTTGTAACCTCTATTTCGTATtgggttctttctttttcaagttttcagTATATAGTAGACAGCAATGCTTGTTCCCGTTGAACCCTGAATATAGCTTGGATTTAGTTCTATTTGTTTAGTATTCTGACTATGTTAATTTCTTTCTCTTAACGACAAAGTTTGAACTATTATGTGGTCTTTGTTGAAAGTTATAATCTCTTACTCTTTCTTCTTCCCGTGTTCGTCGAACCTGTTGCATCAGCTTGGTGGAACAAAGTTTGCATCTCGATGAGAGGGTTGGAATTCattgtccattctttttctcctttttgttcCTCTTGTTGTCTCAATGATGTTGCTTGATTTCCTTGATTTAGTACTCGTGTAAATACTCCTCATTGTTTGCTGCTTTCTGGGTTGGAAGAGGTATGGtgcttctttttcaaaagtagGGACAATAATTGCATTCTTAGGATGTTATGCACTATGGGGTTGAGTTTTACAAGAAGTAAATAATTTTGCACCATGTATGTTGAGGGATAACATTCTTGTCATGTGCAATTGTACACTTTTCCATTTTCGTGCATATGAGCCATGAAAAGAAATGGTCCTTTCATTATTGGATTAGGCGCCTCCACTCTTCGAAAACCGCAGCTGTTTTTCAAACATATACTGAATAATCTCTTATATTTTGAATGGCTGAGGCATCACCTCAGATCCTACAGGAACTATTGGTTCCTCCCTAGTTTTGTCTGTTTCTAGTAATCAAGTGTTGAACATCTAATAAGGTTTCTTTTTCAAGTGTAATGTTTGTATTTGGTTTGCTTGAGCAAGCATACTAGTTTCAAGGTTTCATTTGTGTGTTCTTTGATTTCAGTAGCTCCAGATTCTGCATGATGTATGGAAGAGAAAACTGATTTggtttttctctttccaaattcaaaacaaatttttaagTGTGGCTCTATTTATGAACATAGCTGGTAATTAGTAATTGACTAATCTGAAGGTCTTGAGCCGTCAAGCTGTTTATCTGATGAAGTCAAATAATACATCTTTTATACCTCGTATAACAAAATGGAAACAGGGTGATGAAAGTGGGTCCTTGCTGGATTTTGTGCTAGAATGGGATTCTCCAAAAACCCAAGATGTTGTTCTGCGAAAGAAATCTGAGTCGGGTGAGGAAGTTGCTATTTCAGCCCTATTACGGGGGCAGTCTTTTGAACCAGATGGTGAATTTCCCCCAGCCACTGATGTTAAGATGAAAGTGTGCATAAAGAAGCCTGGGTTGAGATCCATCCTGCTGTTTGATTGTGAAGTTTCTAACAGAGGTGAAGACAAGTCAGGCTTCAATATCCAGAATGCCTATTACATCCAATCAGCATCTTGCTTGAGTCCTTCGGTATATAGAGGCCCCTTATTCAGGTAATGCATTTGGGTCTTTGATAGCTGTTATTATGATATAACTATTTCTGGTTACTTATGAGCTAGTATTGTCTTGCATAAGGATCAATGGCAATTGATTGTAAGTGGCTAGTTCCAGGAGGTGAATCTTTTCTTGAAAATAGAAAATTGTATGACTTAATGATGTCAGGCAATATAATTAAGAGGATGATGACTGCTATTGATAAACATTGGTAATCTTTTGGTTAGGCGTCAAGAAAACCAACGTATGGTAAGATCCACCTGGGAGAATTAAATAGGACTGTGCCCTGAAGTATGCCTACACTCATCAATGGATCTTTATCCTACTATTTGCTTTTTCAGAACAACCCAAAAAATTGGGCACCTACTACATTGCAATACAATTTCCACAATTTATCTCGTTAAAACTGCAAATTACGGGGGGTACATGTATCATAATACTACACTTCTCACCTGTGAAGAAACAACTGGTACCAAAGTGCCTGATGTGGTAAGTAGGGAAGCATATGTATCCAAGGTCAGATATACAACATAATCAGGATAAGACTGCTTGCTATTGCTTGCTCCCCTTAGCAATAAGAGTAGAGAATAAAAGTTTAACGGATTCTTGAAAGTCATAATGAAATTGAGCTTGTTTTGGACCTTCTGTTTTTGTGTGGCTGGCTTGATCATGAGTTTTGGGGTTTTATCCTTTTTACGTTGAATATCATTAGCTATTTCTTAGAATTAACAAGTTAGTGTCGTGCGTAATTGAAGTTTTCCATGTTTAATCGTCAAGgctaattttcttatttgattttgctGATGTTGATGCGCATTTTAATGCTGACATTTTGGTAGTTTATTTGGTctttttggtagtttagttGGTCTTGTATGTATGAAGTTTTCCATGTTTAATCGTCAAGgctaattttcttatttgattttgctGATGTTGATGCGCATTTTAACGCTGACATTTTGGTAGTTTAGTTGGTCTTGTATGCACCTGTAACTTTTTGCTTCTGCATCTTTAGCATCCTTGGTTCTGTTAATCCTCTGGTTATCTTGAAAGGCTTTCTCAATATCCTGTGAAATTACATGGAATCGCTCTCAGTTTTTTGCTCATATTATCCTGTGAAATTACAGGGAATCACTCTTAATTTTTTGGTCATATTATAGACATATAATAACTTGGTCATATTCACTTGTTTAGCATCTTTGATTACTTTCCTGTAAACCGATTGACTGTAATTTCAACCTTTTGGCCTTGATGATGCCAAAATGTGTAAGGTTTGGTTCAGGGAGCTATTAAAATTTGTCTATGCTGGTGTGTGGATCTTGTTTGGGCTTCCACCAAGCCTTTATGCTTTGACCTAACATGTACAAGTTTAGTGCTGTGTTGAAATGGGGTTTGTAAGCAGACTTGTAGGGTGAAGCGGTAATATTTGtcaagaaataataataataatgatcttGAATTGACATTAATGCATTACTGCTTGGCAAATATGTTTATACAAGTACTGGTAGGAGTCTGATACACAAACCGCAAAGCCATAATCAACGCGAAAAACCACCATCATGGTTTAGAGCTAAATACCTGACCCGCAGAAGTAAAAGCTTCGAAGGTTGCTCTATTTCAGAATTCACATTTCCACTAATGGGCCAATGAGAAATCAAAATACCAAGATCTAAAAGTTTCTAGAGAGGCAGGGAAGAGAAGTTTAGTGTGTTGTCTTGGGTTTTGAATAAATACTTAGGAAGGGCTTCTCTGATTATAATAAGTATAGGGGTATTCTTTTAAACAATAGGTGAAACTTACTCGTATAAGCAATTGATAGCTCATTCTGGCTTAATTCTCTGTCAGCTCTTCCTTCCATCTCTCTTCTGCCTTTCAAATGTGTAATGATATTTTTACATCCTTCCTTTTGGTAGTGACTTGGACCCTCAGTTGCAAGATGAGCTCAAGAAGTATCTAGAGGCCAGGGGAATCGGAGAGAGCCTTCTGAATTTTCTCCGTCTTCACCTAAGGAAGAAGGAGCAGAGTCAGTATGTGAACTGGTTGCAGAAATTGGAATCTGCTTTCAGGGAAAGTGATTGACATGGACAAATGCTAATGGGGGGTTTTAGGATTTAATACTTTCACAACTCTTGGTGTACCATCTCATTGTTATTGAGGGGGAAAATTGCGCTGTCTGTGGATTTTGATTTTCCGAGAGCCTGTTTTCACTGAGTTTCCCAAGGAAACTTCACTACTATCAGCTGATTGTACAATTTTGCCCATTTAAGTGTATCATCTCCCCCATACAATATTTAGTCTGTATTTTCATGAAGATGCAAATGTTCCACCACCTTAAATGCCTTGACTGAAGTGAGTCAAAAATTGTTGCCTTTGAGAAtccttttggattgtgatttttcacaaaaaaaattttacgtctttgtgaacacatttttcaattatctttttacttcacatatattaaatcattacagtacatttttctacaaaatttataaaaattgcaatccaaaaagctagagaaaaatggtggtaaTCTATGTTTACCAATGCTCGTGCAAAGACGGCCTCTGTAGAACAAGGATAAGGCCTCTCGGAGTCAGCTCAGCCGGTGAATCCTCGAGGGTATTCCTCGTGGGGCGCAGTTCGAGCCTGGTTTCACATATCGCCTGGGTGCTCTTGGGGGGCGGGGTACTCCAGGGAAATTAGTCTGGCAAAACTGGGATACTccctgtgttgacaaaaaaacaaaaaaaaaaaaaagaacaaggataaggacatatatatatattatcataGGTTTAAATACATATTGCCCCCTTGTAATTAGGTATTAGTAGCAAATTAGCTATTGTATGCATGAAGTCGACAAACTACCCCCTCATGATAATAGTCTTATGTATTTAGATAGCAAAAAGACAATTATACCCCTTATTATTAGAATATTATCAAATGACCatgtctctttctttttcttcttgttggtttctttattattgtttaaatttctttttcctcctcaaTTCCTACTatgaaatacaaaatttcaataataataataataataatatgttaAAGAAGTTCttgtaaaaaattaattattgtaAGAAATTAGAAAgtatttatctatttattcTAAGGAATCTCTATTTTATTAACAAAACCTTGTTATGCATTAATTGTAActgaaactaaaaactaaataCTTAGTGtaaatattttacttgtattttctcttttcttcatctttgtttcttctatatgtTTATTAACAATCTATTTGATATTCAAACACATTtggttctttttgttttgtagAATATTTATCTATTGTAAAACGTTATAAGAAACTAACAACTGTATATTTAgtaataatattttttgtaattttatttttattaaaatttagtGCATCGCCAACATTATATTAACCATTAATGCACAACAAGATACtcttaaagaaaaatagaaactccttaaattaattttattaaatatacACTTTCTTATTTTGTATAATAATTTATGATAGTTCAATATTTTACATAACTAAATAATGATAAGTATATTTATGCATCAAAAGGAATTGtttacaagaaaaataataGTATATGTTAAACCacgaaaaaaatttaatatattattttcaaaatttgtatatCAAAGTTGATTTGGAGGAGGAGTAAATAGAAATCTATATATAataggaaaaaagagaaaaggaaaaagataatTGACAGTGTTTAATAATGAGGAAATAATTATCTTTTTGTCAGAGACATACGTTTGACAAGTTGTCAGTTGGGAGTAATATGTTTATTTTGTGAATATCGGGGGTAATTTGCTACTTGACCCTAATTACAGGGGGCAATATGTGATTAAGCCTATATCACATAGAAAACTGGTAGCTCTCAAAGCCAAAACAGCAGATATGGCGCTAAGGAAGGTTGAAAAAGATGACAGTGACAAGAAATGCCCTTCTAGATTGGATGGCAAATTCATCTCAGCAATTAAGTTGAACTTAATTAGATTTTGCTATGGGCAGTCAGCCAGTCACTGAAAAAAACAGGTTTCAGCATGGTAGGACAATGAAATACAGTAGATGACTGAGTTACTATGGCCTTTATTTGGATTTAGTCATTGGTTGTCTATTgtctatcattttctttttttatttatgtgTATACTTGGAGCTTGATATGCTGAAATAGAAGAATCTTAAGCTTAACTGCTTAACAGATTAAGGAGGATTAGCTTTCAGTATGGCTTGTAATTATGCTGTCTTCATATAGGTTAACTTTAGAACTATTCAACTGGAAGTCTCCCCCTGAACTTTGATTTTAGTTTTCTCGTGGGCTCATGGTCATGGGTGTAAACTGTAAAGTGGATTGAATCCGAGAATATGTACATGACAAAAAATTTGTCAGGTAATAATAGGTAAGAATACCAATGactgtttatttatttatttgtttgtttgttataAATCTTCACATCCGTTTTGCGGTCTGCGACGAATCACGTTCGAATCGGATCGGATCCCttgtgaaagaaaactcttccaaTGTTGTCATTTCCATTTCCATTTACATGAGTTTCGAACCTAAAAT
Protein-coding sequences here:
- the LOC113695268 gene encoding mitochondrial acidic protein MAM33-like; the encoded protein is MQRLGSLLLKSSEVIQGLRFYSQGIRAIQDLDLLKILQSEINHELTSKPPAQGDESGSLLDFVLEWDSPKTQDVVLRKKSESGEEVAISALLRGQSFEPDGEFPPATDVKMKVCIKKPGLRSILLFDCEVSNRGEDKSGFNIQNAYYIQSASCLSPSVYRGPLFSDLDPQLQDELKKYLEARGIGESLLNFLRLHLRKKEQSQYVNWLQKLESAFRESD